Genomic window (Plodia interpunctella isolate USDA-ARS_2022_Savannah chromosome 25, ilPloInte3.2, whole genome shotgun sequence):
CGGCAGTAGTCAtagtttttatacatttttgacgtcaataagtgacgtATATCATCCTTTGTTCTAACTAATCTGCATGAGAGAGCCCAGTTTTACGTTGCCGATAAAcagtttttagaaaataattaaacatgaGTATGACACATATCgatgttatttatatcaagAAAGTATTACTTATCAACATCGCACCACCATCCATACTGTACAGTCGACACACATGAAACTATGAAACTACTCAAATCCATTGCAAATTTGACGCTATCACTACTGCACAGATATCCACGGGAAAATTGACGAGAGGCCTACTGTACACCGATAAGTTATCGTTTTATCATTGCCAGTTATTCATAAACGAGCCAGCTTTAGTGTGTGAATCAGTTTACTTGCGTTGCCCCTACTTGATAGTATTAATAGATTaataggttaaaaaaaataggtcaTAAAAAACGGTGAAGAAAAatcttaacaaaaaaatacattaggtcaagctatatttttgtaaatttaaccacagcttaatattatttttcttttaaaatataacgtGTATTAAAATCTTGACTTTGTATATTTGGAAGTGGTAACCATTGTTCTGtcaattcaattattaaaatattatggctTATGTAACGTAAACAAAAAactgtatataatttgtttgttgaatacttattttgtattcagtaaaaagaagaaagaaaatttacacaaattaatttcaaagtcAAGTCATACATTATTTGAATTGAACATGCAATCAATATCTTGTCCACAATAACGACTGCTCCATTATTATCTGGATTTAtataacgaaaaaaaaaaaaaagaaaaatgaagcAATCGGATTGGTGTTATTATACAAGATGTGTGCCCTTGTTTGGGACAAGTGTACTAGGTATGTaccttaatattttaaaactgaaaaacaTTATACTGATATTTTAACTCTCTATTGTATAAATTTCTCTTCACGTGAGTTCGACTCGCACTTGATCGTTTGTATCATAACTTTGCAAATTTTTACATCACGctcgtttgtctgtctgtaccgTGCTATTCCGATTTCTACatgtataagtaggtatatacatttattagattatattGATTGTTATCTATGATCATACGATGAGTGTTTACCATTTGTCATAATAGGTTCTAGTTCATTTCCAGTTCGTACTTATTCTCATATTTCCTAGAAGTTTATCGATCCACCTGTTGATTATGATAACAAATTATCGGAATGTAGGTAATGTGCAGTTAGGAGTGGAGTTATTTGATTAGTTAAGTTTTATTGGTTAAAGTGGTACTTGGTAACAATAAGATTGTATCTAACCGCGCACTGGCGcctttcttagcgaaaaataacaaaatgaccTTGACAAATATATGCCactttagataaataatttttagaaaagtATATAAGGCTTGGCTTCAGATTTTACTCAAGTCGCCTTAAGGCATCTAACACAACTTGCGACATGTGGTGGCAAGTAGTCCCATACACACTGAACAAAATTGttaaccagtgtgcagttGTCCTCTCAATGTTTTCCATCGCGGGAAGCAAGTAGTGGTATGAAATGGAAATAACGACAAGTATGCTGtatctattttttgttctacGTGGTATGTTGTAGACACAatactatacatacaatattgtaTTGAGGCAGTTTTGATTTTCTCCCTTTTCGCATCGAGCTAATGTCTCCTGCGTTCCGTTGCAGATAGTACAGCGCGCGGTCAAAGGCAAGCCTCTGCTAGAACAGCGAGAGCCAAGGACCGAGGAGCGAGGGTCCATCCTGTTCGCAGACGACGCCGACACCCCTCAATAGTCCCTTCGTTCGTCTGGCGCTGGATTGCCGAAAggtaaacatttgtatttgttatctAAGTTATAAATCTGTGTGGCTGttcggcgtgtggttccgtcctaAAATAGACATCCAATATCTTCCCGCGGATGTCGTATAAGGCGACTCTTTCTTTTAGAGtatgctaacactggtgtcagattttattaaagtcgtcTAAGGCGATTAAGGCATGCATAATCAGCTGATAGATTGACGTCAGGTAGGTGGTCGGTTGTAAAGTTACGATTCTTCattgtattgtgtatttttaagtgGGCTTGGCGGCGTCATAGCCACGAATGAAACCAAGAATATAAGAGAAATCGAGATCTAGCTACAAGTCTTCGAGAAACCATGGGCTATAGGAAAGTCGAGAAAGCTTGTACATTTTTCGTTTTTACACTACGTTAACTCTTTTCttgaattaatgaatatttataattgataAATGTGTTACTCTATTAACACATTTACCATGTTCTCTTGGTGTTGTTGTGCGTATAAAGCACGAAAGATAGtcgcaaaaaaaattaaaacgctCATTGCAAGAAAACACGCAAGGCGTGTTTTAAAACTCCGTAAAATACGAATTTTGGTgtttatgcaaaaaatatatttatgtaagagAAAGAGTCTGCTAGGTATCACTAGAAACAAAAGCCAAAGCAACAAAGCTATTCTTAACCATTGTCTTTGGAAAGTATCGAGACCGTCGGACCATCTTTCTGTCTATATCGCTCATAATACaatcaaataattatgtgtactttaatcatattattttgacctcatttttcatttaattttaaaataatttctataaacaacataaaagtaaagaatgtttattttttaaatacggaTATGCGAATATGGGAGGACTAATtcgcataaaatataattcagaaaaaatactgttccctTGGGATATagacgcggacgaagccgccgGTAAAAGCTTGTTCAAGTtcagaaataattatgaatttgttCCAGCCGGGCATGCCTGTATATGGACATAGCTGACGCGGCGCTCGGCAAACTCCTGCTGATCTCCACGTCCACCGTCTTCTGCTTGTTCGTGCTCTGGCTCAACACTCACCCCTTCCTGGATAAAGGTGAGATATCCTGGGGTTAAGAATCTCAATCACTTTGCAAATTGGTGGGACATTGGACCTTCTGTCTTTGAAATAAGATGATGCTATTTAGCTATTGTTACTTACTTCGTCGAGTCGATCATTCCAATGGCATcagttaaaaatagaattaagtTACTTgcttacttaaataattcttttttctgaaatttttcacgtcaacttttcaaaaatcacctcaGTTCGCTGCTcggttttgacgtgaaaaacggacaaacacactttcacattagtaatttctcaaaaagctacaaaatacTGTCTGTAACTTACACCCACGTTCTAGATCTGTACATCAGCAGCGTACTCCCGGACCCGCAGTGGTGCTTGCTCGCGTGCGCCGTCTGGGGCTTGTGCTTCATCGGCGGCCTCATGGCCTTCACTCTCTACCACGTGTACCCCTATCTGTGACTGCGGCCTCCGACACCATGGCCAAGTTCAATAAGGACGAGTGGATCGTCATTGGTAAGTCGTGAGAATTTATCCGTTTAAGCTCGACAAAATGAATCAACCACTTTGTGTCATCATGTAAACTTGAGAACTGAGTCTTAAGAAATTGATAATAGCCGTTCTAGATCTATTTATCGAGTCTAAAAGACTCGATAAAAAGAATTCAATTGCCGCTTTGTGTCAAATTTACTACTACTGATCTTGAACCGATTATTACTAATATCTCTATTTCAAGATTCAAGATTTCAAGAATGTTATGTTCATGTTGCGGAAATTATTAGGCTTCCATCTCTAttcattatgattttatttcgaattttACTTTGCAAAAATGTGCCGAGCGTGTCATGCCAAAATTTAGGTTCAATTCGTAAAACGCCTGGCGTATTTTCGTGTATTAATGGTGGCATAAAGTGCAACtagacaaaagaaaaaaatactcaatttaaaataatgacaaaaataaaaatatgtatttttctctccgcataataggtacatagttTTGGCGAGGGTAttctgttataaatttaaaatgtctatCTAGGAATATCCGGGGTCACATGCGGCGGCAAGACAACCCTAGCTAACAGAATAAAAGAGGCAGTAGTTCCAGTCTACGTTTTCCACCAAGACAAATACTTCTACCCTGATGACAGTCCAAAACACATAAAATGCCCTAGCATGGACCATAATAACTACGATATCCTATCTGCATTGGACATGGAGAAGATGTTTCAGGATATAATAGATACATTAAACGGAAGGGATAAGAGTCATGCGAATAATTTGGCAAGAACTGCGGGGAAGAAAGAGATAAAAGGCAAGAAGTTTCTGATCGCGGAAGGATTTACAGCGTTGAATTATAAGCCTATAATGGATATTTGTAATTTGAGGTACGTTACTTTTTAGTCAATttgattacttttaatttcactTTGCGTAGCCAATTTTATCTGTAATCTAAACATCCAAACTTTAAAGGCTCTCTATATATCAATACCTTATGCATtctgtgttttatattttagctgCTTTCTACCTTTCTATCttcaacatttaaataatataattttaatcacacAGTTGACCTTTAGTGGcatctttttgtttattaagattttaattaagctGTGAATAACGTTGTGGGTTACATAATTATCACacattacacatacatatttaatttatattttaattaagactttattgtgtaactgtttgttattccgtacttaataaaataaaatatatctctcTCATTCTCACATATTCTAGTTATATTCTTGACTGGTTTTACGATTACTTGACTAAACTTGTGAAAGTTTTTGTAACTATGTAGcgttttttattacctaataacacacggatttttattacctaattaattttccCACTGTTGGGTAAGGCCCCTCTCTTTGTCCGTCTCTCACAcactgaaattttactacatCCTCCCGCCATCTTTCCATCGTAgttcaaaaatgttaatattttcgcggttccctatttttatgcatgtacaattttatgtcataactagcttttggccgcggcttcgcccgcgtgaatttcatggcaaaatctcaatttttttttatcgcgcaCTCTGTAAGacttcgcattttttctcatctttagttcaattttctgtttcccgctgcgtgtctcgcgTCCCGCAAatttgtccaatcccgcttcctgctttgtaatgtaaagtaaatatcccgtaccgtttcttaaatattgtgccatcatgttttttgccgCTCTTACTctcactcccgctttctgcaacgcgtgccgtcccattttccatgacgttttacgtcacggttttttattaaccacaaacgtaaattaaacattttttgtatatagtattactgttttttactacaaaaggtaagtgtgccaattttcagctttttatctttaaaatagttataggtcccatacaatctttcaccccccttatgaaggggttgagggttaattttcagaaaaatctgaaacacttattcattactttgttgtaaacaaccaaaatccaatttttctgtaaatatgaaacttcaacggtgtagaactttcatatttacagatttcaccccttttagaatttccaaaaatcctctcttagcactaagagaggatttttggaaattctacatgcaaaatttcatctttccagcccagcagtttcgggtgtatgttgtctgtcagtcagtcagtcagtcactcactcagtaacgaaagagttttatactgatatattgatacataatgcgcccattatatctatatcagactttaatcgataaaaacaatttgcttatattctgtttacacctttctacaaaattttatagtaaatcgGTTCCGtggattattttaattttcctacaggaccctcctcattttccgggatgaaatgtctataagatgttaacctgggattctgaggcatttttgattcataattcattttttaattatcctacgggaacctgaccattcaccgggatgaaatgtatctaattttcctacaggaccctcctcattttccgggacgaaatgtctataaaatgttaatccgggattctgaggcatttttgattcataattagtttttcaattatcctacgggaacctgactaTTTACCGGATGttgatgatattataaaatgcatctaagatgttaacccggtatataaggtacctacataccaaatttcaagcaaatcgatccagtagatttcgagtgatgcgcgttcagacagacagacagacaaaaattcccaaaactatattttcgtcatctatatcagtaactaagtatattccatgaagaattaaaaaaatatatccaatgtacaaatcgacttttcttcaattttattatatgtattgatattgatacATGCTGCGCCTATTATACTTATCAGATTTTaatcgatatcgataaaacaatatgtttatattctgtttacacctttacacaaaattttaaaataaatcggctccgtggattgttacaTGCTgccctcattttccgggatgaaatgtctataagatgttaacccgggattcgaaggcatttttgattcataattagtttttcaattatcctactgaaacctgaccatttatcgggatgaaatgtatctaagatgttaacccggtatataaggtacctacaaaccaaatttcaagcaaatcggtccagtagatatcgagtgatgcgcgttcagacagacagacagacagacagacagacaaaaatttccaaaactatattttcgtgatctatatcagtaactaagtatattccatgaagaatttaaaaaaacatccaatgtacaaatttggcctttcttcaattttattatatgtgttgATGATTTAACATgacatacttttacttatcataataatagttacgcacaatattaatttgacataatgttttagacaccatttttttacgcatacctaccat
Coding sequences:
- the LOC128680724 gene encoding nicotinamide riboside kinase 1 isoform X1, with amino-acid sequence MAKFNKDEWIVIGISGVTCGGKTTLANRIKEAVVPVYVFHQDKYFYPDDSPKHIKCPSMDHNNYDILSALDMEKMFQDIIDTLNGRDKSHANNLARTAGKKEIKGKKFLIAEGFTALNYKPIMDICNLRGDHQCGVRRRYYLVLEYEACASRRVFRLYDPPDAPGYFERCVWPEHLKYRAEIEKDRRVTLLDGTIPDVFTHVLNDVISLGAVDVAD
- the LOC128680724 gene encoding nicotinamide riboside kinase 1 isoform X2; the encoded protein is MAKFNKDEWIVIGISGVTCGGKTTLANRIKEAVVPVYVFHQDKYFYPDDSPKHIKCPSMDHNNYDILSALDMEKMFQDIIDTLNGRDKSHANNLARTAGKKEIKGKKFLIAEGFTALNYKPIMDICNLRYYLVLEYEACASRRVFRLYDPPDAPGYFERCVWPEHLKYRAEIEKDRRVTLLDGTIPDVFTHVLNDVISLGAVDVAD
- the LOC128680724 gene encoding nicotinamide riboside kinase 1 isoform X3 → MAKFNKDEWIVIGISGVTCGGKTTLANRIKEAVVPVYVFHQDKYFYPDDSPKHIKCPSMDHNNYDILSALDMEKMFQDIIDTLNGRDKSHANNLARTAGKKEIKGKKFLIAEGFTALNYKPIMDICNLSAVSGAGTTWSWSTRRARRGACSGCTTRPTRPGTSSAACGPNISSTEPR